In one Dermacentor variabilis isolate Ectoservices chromosome 4, ASM5094787v1, whole genome shotgun sequence genomic region, the following are encoded:
- the LOC142578528 gene encoding uncharacterized protein LOC142578528: MSAGRPPEFADAEGTWPTYRVRLEAYFEAHSIVDPTKKRALLIASLTDSAVRVVQGRCQPKKVNELSYEEVVGYLEDHYAPEVNEIAASYAFFMRSQQDGEAAQDFIADIRRLAEKCNFGTSLERMLRDRIVCGVLDEDVRRHLLTRRKLTLEEAEDFAVSAQRAVENARRMNSAHSEVHFARQKSHSSK; this comes from the coding sequence ATGAGTGCTGGACGGCCACCGGAGTTTGCCGATGCAGAAGGTACGTGGCCTACGTATCGCGTTCGCCTGGAGGCGTACTTTGAGGCTCATAGCATCGTGGACCCAACGAAGAAGCGAGCGCTGCTCATCGCTTCGCTCACGGACAGTGCAGTGCGTGTGGTGCAGGGCCGGTGTCAACCAAAAAAGGTGAATGAACTGAGCTATGAGGAAGTCGTCGGGTATCTGGAAGATCACTATGCTCCGGAGGTCAACGAGATCGCTGCAAGTTATGCTTTCTTCATGCGTTCGCAACAAGACGGGGAAGCTGCTCAGGACTTCATTGCGGACATTCGACGCCTAGCTGAGAAGTGTAACTTCGGCacgtcattggagcgcatgttgaGGGATCGAATCGTTTGCGGAGTGCTGGATGAAGACGTTCGGCGCCATTTACTGACGCGACGGAAGCTCACCCTAGAAGAGGCTGAAGACTTCGCTGTCTCagcacagagagctgttgaaaatgCCAGGCGCATGAACTCGGCGCACTCAGAAGTACATTTTGCCCGACAAAAGAGCCATTCCTCGAAGTGA